The Cryptococcus neoformans var. grubii H99 chromosome 13, complete sequence genomic interval TAACCTAAGGAAGGTCGTCAGCTGGTTATGCAAAAGTTAAGGCATATACTTTGTAGCACTTACAGTCATTGCGGCCACAGTCCCAGTGAGGGCGAGAAGGTTTCCAAGAGCGATTTCCTTCTGCTTGAaaccgaagaagatgggggACCagatgaggttgaggcCCAACTGAGCGTAATACAACTGAAGGGCACAGTCCGCTTGGGCACTATGATGGAAATATCAGCCAAAATGACGAATTAGCTAGGTTACCAAGAATTACTCACGTCCCAGAGGGAGTTACGGCACTGTCAAAGGCCTTGACAGTAAGATGAGAGGCGTAACCCATGAGTCCGTAAAGGACAGTCCATACCTGAAGAATAAACTTAAGGAATTTCCCATGACCCCTTACTGGCGAAAACTTACTGGACCAAAGACTTCCTTGGGGGGGTTACCGGGAGGAGGTGTCATGGTCTACTTCAGTCAGCAATTGAGGCCAAAAGCATGCGCTATTCAAAGATGCTCACAGTAAACCAATTGCTCCTAGAGCTCTGTCCGGTAACAAAACCGCTGGCAACACCCAAGCCAATCGGAAGGCCGACTATTAAAACCAGTTGATGAGTTTCGAATGGACTTGAAAAATGCACAAGAGAGCGCACATACCGGCCAAGATTGGGTTACGAGCAACATCAAAAAGAATTTCAGGCAGAGGAGACATGTTGGATGTTAAATGAAGCTATTTAGAAAGTGTGTTGATCTTTAGATAGTAGATATTCGATGTATTGAATCTTGCTAGGGGAGGTGGACGGATCTCTGAGGTATATATAGGGGGTGGAGACCCGGCAGGGCCTGACTACGTGCGGCTTGCACCTGGCACCTGACGACTGACGACATGGCA includes:
- a CDS encoding benzodiazapine receptor — its product is MSPLPEILFDVARNPILAVGLPIGLGVASGFVTGQSSRSNWFTTMTPPPGNPPKEVFGPVWTVLYGLMGYASHLTVKAFDSAVTPSGTAQADCALQLYYAQLGLNLIWSPIFFGFKQKEIALGNLLALTGTVAAMTVKMHDLNTPFSTTWFLAPYCAWLGYATYLNAGFVFFNRDRRH